Proteins encoded within one genomic window of Argiope bruennichi chromosome 7, qqArgBrue1.1, whole genome shotgun sequence:
- the LOC129975513 gene encoding uncharacterized protein LOC129975513: MNALMFSIVAMKKSCTFQWIPAHVGIEGNEQADTLAKEARTVDPTPLYTTALDANAMARQRLCTNRKKLSLTILNYRRDMTTTLARLRTGHLRGMWIMSDGSRLYVECRHCPGVQLDPEHVFSCHSIISALFKIDIDCTRDILYSNKVEDVVKAVLHAFGPI, from the coding sequence ATGAATGCTCTTATGTTCTCTATCGTGGCAATGAAGAAGTCGTGCACCTTTCAATGGATCCCAGCCCACGTGGGCATTGAGGGAAATGAACAGGCCGACACTCTTGCCAAGGAGGCCAGAACAGTGGATCCCACCCCTCTATATACCACTGCTCTGGATGCTAATGCCATGGCAAGACAGAGGCTCTGTACCAACCGCAAGAAACTCTCCCTGACAATTCTAAATTATAGAAGAGACATGACAACCACGCTTGCAAGACTCAGAACAGGACACCTGAGGGGCATGTGGATCATGTCTGATGGCTCCAGACTCTATGTAGAATGCAGACACTGTCCAGGCGTGCAGCTGGATCCGGAGCATGTTTTCAGCTGCCATTCTATTATTTCAGCCCTCTTCAAAATAGACATTGACTGCACCAGGGATATTCTTTATTCTAATAAAGTTGAAGATGTGGTCAAGGCTGTTCTGCATGCTTTTGGCCCAATCTAA